A DNA window from Paralichthys olivaceus isolate ysfri-2021 chromosome 3, ASM2471397v2, whole genome shotgun sequence contains the following coding sequences:
- the zbtb37 gene encoding zinc finger and BTB domain-containing protein 37 encodes MERSGSIQLDIPDFSNSVLSHLNQLRVQGRLCDIVVNVQGQSFRAHKVVLAASSPYFRDHMSLSQMSTVSLTVIRNPSVFEQLLSFCYTGRLCLQLADIISYLTAASFLQMQHIIDRCTQILEGIHLKISLAELDEESREEEVRGSRGGRTLEAVVRGGGHRGGLRLLGPRGGAVALEAISPVEEPISPPPTVEHSGLEGPGVAAAGRAGKEPILRINRAGQWYMETSSEPERSGSAEEAGSVDGVRIKTERMEEWIGAGEQQEEGGQVEEGTTVMIDTSGRSTLVTGPVGALGARSVQPSSSFSETDRFSPTGSVVVLAERQRAKSESPNRADEVRPPNSQGEEHAAFDMGGYEDYLREQVGDRWFRYNPRLTCIYCCKSFNQKGSLDRHMRLHMGITPFVCRICGKKYTRKDQLEYHIRKHTGNKPFHCHVCGKSFPFQAILNQHFRKNHPGCAPQEAHSASPETTTTSVTSRGGPSDEASPSQEEPEGAGSGGGSSSGGGQYSEGPQASVSTTGPD; translated from the exons ATGGAGCGCTCTGGCAGCATCCAACTCGACATCCCGGACTTCAGTAACTCGGTTCTGTCTCACTTGAACCAGCTCCGTGTTCAGGGCCGTCTCTGCGACATCGTGGTCAATGTTCAGGGCCAGAGCTTCCGTGCACACAAGGTGGTCCTGGCCGCAAGCTCACCGTACTTCCGGGACCACATGTCTCTGAGCCAGATGAGCACGGTGTCACTGACAGTGATCCGAAACCCGTCTGTGTTCGAGCAGCTGCTGTCCTTCTGCTACACGGGCCGTCTTTGCCTGCAGCTCGCTGACATTATCAGCTACCTGACGGCTGCCAGCTTCCTGCAGATGCAGCACATCATCGACCGTTGCACCCAGATCCTGGAGGGCATCCACCTGAAGATCAGCCTGGCCGAACTGGATGAGGAGTCCAGGGAGGAAGAAGTGCGGGGGTCCAGGGGGGGCCGAACCCTGGAGGCAGTGGTCCGAGGAGGGGGTCATCGCGGTGGTCTGCGGCTCCTTGGCCCACGTGGTGGTGCAGTGGCACTTGAAGCAATTAGCCCTGTTGAAGAGCCGATCAGCCCGCCCCCAACTGTGGAGCACAGTGGGTTGGAGGGGCCCGGGGTCGCTGCTGCTGGCAGAGCAGGCAAAGAACCGATCCTTCGCATTAACCGGGCTGGTCAGTGGTACATGGAGACGAGCAGCGAGCCAGAGAGAAGCGGGAGCGCGGAGGAGGCTGGCAGCGTAGATGGAGTAAGGATCAAgacagagaggatggaggagtggATTGGAGCCGGAGAGCAACAGGAAGAGGGGGGGCAAGTGGAGGAAGGGACCACCGTGATGATCGACACGTCAGGACGCAGCACGCTGGTGACCGGGCCAGTGGGGGCGCTAGGGGCCCGGAGCGTCCAACCATCCTCCAGcttcagtgagacagacag GTTCAGTCCCACCGGCAGCGTGGTCGTCCTGGCGGAACGTCAAAGAGCGAAGAGTGAGTCACCCAATAGGGCGGACGAAGTGCGACCGCCGAACTCCCAG GGCGAGGAGCATGCAGCATTTGATATGGGTGGTTACGAGGACTACCTAAGGGAACAAGTAGGAGACCGCTGGTTCCGTTACAACCCCCGACTCACCTGCATCTACTGCTGCAAGTCCTTCAATCAGAAGGGCAGCCTGGACCGCCACATGCGCCTGCACATGGGTATCACGCCATTTGTCTGTCGTATTTGCGGGAAGAAGTACACCCGCAAGGACCAGCTGGAGTACCACATCCGCAAGCACACGGGTAACAAGCCCTTCCACTGCCACGTATGCGGCAAGAGCTTCCCCTTCCAGGCCATCCTCAATCAACACTTCCGCAAGAACCACCCTGGCTGTGCCCCCCAAGAGGCTCACAGCGCTTCCCCCgagaccaccaccacctctgTCACATCCAGGGGGGGTCCAAGCGACGAGGCTTCTCCTAGCCAGGAAGAGCCAGAGGGTGCGGGCAGTGGTGGTGGGAGCAGCAGTGGCGGAGGCCAGTATAGTGAGGGGCCCCAGGCCTCAGTCTCGACCACTGGGCCTGACTGA
- the s1pr1 gene encoding sphingosine 1-phosphate receptor 1 — MAEPGYSDLISKHYNYTGKFRKTEQDSGLKADSVVFIIVCCFIILENILVLTTIWRTKKFHKPMYYFIGNLALSDLLAGVVYTANILLSGANTYKLSPTQWFFREGSMFVALAASVFSLLAIAIERHLTMLKMKLHNNGNTCRVFLLISTVWMIAAVLGGLPVMGWNCIQSMMQCSTVLPLYHKTYILFCTTVFSIILMAIVVLYARIYALVRTRSRKLVFRKVSNGRSNANANSKSSEKSLALLKTVIIVLSCFIACWAPLFILLLLDVACETLSCPILYKAEWFLALAVLNSAMNPLIYTLTSNEMRRAFLKTLLCCTSCIRPHTKFTGPIMGAEFSRSKSDNSSHPNKEEVEYSPRETTVASLGHVTSSS, encoded by the coding sequence ATGGCTGAACCCGGCTACTCCGACCTGATTTCCAAACACTACAACTACACCGGTAAGTTCCGCAAGACGGAGCAGGACTCAGGTCTGAAGGCTGACTCTGTGGTTTTCATCATCGTGTGCTGCTTCATCATCCTGGAGAACATCCTGGTCCTAACAACTATTTGGAGAACCAAGAAGTTCCACAAGCCCATGTATTACTTCATTGGGAACCTGGCCCTGTCTGACCTGCTGGCAGGCGTCGTCTACACCGCCAACATCCTGCTGTCAGGTGCCAACACCTACAAGCTGTCACCAACACAGTGGTTCTTCAGAGAGGGCAGCATGTTTGTGGCACTGGCAGCGTCCGTCTTTAGCCTTCTGGCCATCGCCATTGAGCGCCACCTCACCATGCTGAAGATGAAGCTGCACAACAACGGTAACACCTGCCGTGTCTTCCTGCTTATCAGCACCGTGTGGATGATTGCAGCGGTGTTGGGCGGCCTGCCTGTGATGGGCTGGAACTGCATCCAGAGCATGATGCAGTGCTCTACCGTGCTGCCGCTCTACCACAAGACCTACATCCTGTTCTGCACCACTGTGTTCAGTATCATCCTCATGGCCATCGTGGTGCTCTACGCCCGAATCTATGCACTGGTGCGCACTCGCAGCCGCAAACTTGTGTTCCGCAAGGTGTCCAATGGACGCAGCAATGCAAACGCCAATAGCAAGAGTTCAGAGAAGTCGCTGGCGCTGCTGAAGACCGTCATCATCGTCCTGAGCTGCTTCATCGCCTGCTGGGCACCgctcttcatcctcctgctgctggacGTGGCCTGCGAGACGCTCAGTTGCCCCATTCTCTACAAGGCTGAGTGGTTCCTGGCGCTTGCTGTCCTCAACTCTGCCATGAACCCTCTCATCTACACACTCACCAGCAACGAAATGCGCCGTGCATTCCTTAAAACGCTGCTGTGCTGCACCTCCTGCATCCGGCCCCACACCAAGTTCACTGGGCCCATCATGGGCGCCGAGTTCAGCCGCAGCAAATCCGACAATTCCTCCCACCCCaacaaggaggaggtggagtacTCCCCAAGGGAGACAACGGTGGCTTCCTTGGGGCATGTCACCTCATCTTCCTAA
- the dph5 gene encoding diphthine methyl ester synthase has translation MLYLIGLGLGDAADITVKGLRAVKSCSRVYLEVYTSVLTGGKEALEQLYGKQLILADRDLVELGADEILKDADVEDVGFLVVGDPFGATTHSDLVLRAVNAGIPYKVIHNASIMNAVGCCGLQLYNFGETVSLVFWTETWRPESFYDKICKNRTAGLHTLCLLDIKVKEQSVENMMRGKKIYEAPRFMTVAQATNQLIQIIERRRVEGEEIGVTEDTVCVGVARLGADDQVIRVATLRQLVSCDLGAPLHSLIVTGRLHPLEVDMLRVNAEPNALQHLRMIDSSTYTS, from the exons ATGTTGTATCTGATCGGTCTGGGTCTGGGAGACGCCGCGGACATCACGGTGAAAGGTCTGCGGGCGGTGAAGAGCTGCTCCCGGGTTTATCTGGAGGTCTACACCTCGGTCCTGACCGGAGGGAAGGAGGCGCTG GAGCAGCTCTATGGGAAGCAGCTGATCCTGGCTGACAGGGATCTAGTGGAACTTGGAGCAGATGAGATCCTGAAAGATGCTGATGTGGAGGACGTTGGGTTCCTGGTGGTGGGCGATCCATTCGG agcAACCACCCACAGTGACCTGGTCCTGAGAGCAGTGAATGCTGGGATACCGTATAAAGTTATCCACAACGCCTCCATCATGAATGCTGTGGGCTGCTGTGGTCTGCAG ctgTATAATTTTGGGGAGACGGTGTCGTTGGTGTTTTGGACGGAGACGTGGAGACCAGAGAGTTTCTACGACAAAATCTGCAAAAACAGAACAGCTGGACTTCACACACTCTGTCTgctgg ATATCAAAGTGAAAGAGCAGAGTGTTGAGAACATGATGAG AGGAAAGAAGATCTACGAGGCTCCTCGCTTCATGACGGTGGCTCAGGCCACAAATCAGCTGATCCAGATTAtcgagaggaggagggtggagggggaggagatcG GTGTGACTgaggacactgtgtgtgtgggcgtcGCCCGACTTGGTGCCGATGACCAGGTAATCCGTGTGGCAACGTTGCGTCAGCTGGTGTCATGTGACCTCGGTGCTCCACTCCACTCGCTGATTGTCACAGGTCGACTCCACCCGCTGGAGGTGGACATGCTGCGAGTTAACGCGGAACCAAACGCACTGCAGCACCTGCgcatgattgacagttccacGTACACCTcataa
- the slc30a7 gene encoding zinc transporter 7: MLPLSVKDDEYKPAKLNLLVKLSGWFRSILADKTSRNLFSFLCLNLSFAFVELSYGIWSNSLGLISDSFHMFFDCTALLAGLAASVISRWRSNDNFSYGYVRAEVLAGFVNGLFLIFTAFFIFSEGVERALEPPDVHHERLLPVSIAGLLVNLVGIFVFQHGGHGHSHGEEGHGHSHSLFNGSLNHGHGHGGHNHQSKNSDWHGHEGHGGHGHSHDGHGHSHDGHGHSHEGHGHSHEEPQCHNELHTLGRGSSKQILQGVLLHIIADTLGSIGVIISALLMQKYNLMIADPICSMLIAILIGVSVVPLLKESIEILMQRTPPSLDHVLPECYQRVQQLQGVYNLQEPHFWTLCTDVYIGTLKLLVAPNADTRWIQSQTHHIFTQAGVRQLYVQIDVAAM; encoded by the exons ATGTTACCTTTATCTGTCAAAGACGACGAGTACAAACCCGCGAAGTTGAACCTGCTGGTGAAGCTGTCAGGATGGTTCAG GTCGATCCTGGCGGATAAAACCTCCAGGAACCtgttctccttcctctgcctcaACCTCTCCTTCGCCTTCGTGGAGCTCTCATACGGGATCTGGAGCAACAG TTTAGGTCTGATCTCAGACTCCTTCCACATGTTCTTCGACTGCACCGCTCTGCTCGCAGGACTCGCAGCATCCGTCATCTCCAGGTGGAGATCGAACGACAACTTCTCCTACGg TTATGTCAGAGCTGAGGTGTTGGCCGGCTTCGTCAACGgactcttcctcatcttcacaGCGTTTTTCATCTTCTCTGAGGGAGTGGAG aGAGCCCTGGAGCCTCCAGACGTTCATCATGAACGTTTACTTCCTGTGTCCATCGCCGGTCTCCTGGTGAACTTGGTCGGGATATTTGTGTTCCAGCACGGAGGACACGGACACTCTCATGGAGAGGAAG GTCAcggtcacagtcactctctatTTAACGGCAGTCTGAATCACGGACATGGTCACGGAGGACACAACCACCAGAGCAAAAATTCCGACTGGCATGGACATGAAGGACATGGAGGACACGGACACAGTCATGACGGTCATGGACACAGTCATGACGGTCATGGGCACAGTCATGAGGGTCACGGACACAGTCATGAGGAACCACAATGTCACA atgAACTGCACACACTGGGGAGAGGCTCCAGTAAACAGATCCTGcagg gcGTTCTGCTGCACATCATCGCTGACACTCTGGGCAGTATTGGTGTGATCATCTCTGCTCTGCTGATGCAGAAATACAACCTGATGATCGCTGATCCCATCTGCTCCATGCTGATCGCCATCCTCATCGGAGTCAG CGTGGTGCCTTTACTGAAGGAGTCCATTGAGATCCTGATGCAGAGAACGCCTCCGTCACTGGACCACGTTCTACCAGAGTGTTACCAAAGG gtgcagcagctgcagggagtGTACAACCTGCAGGAGCCTCATTTCTGGACCCTATGTACTGACGTTTACATCGGGACATTAAAGCTGCTGGTCGCCCCCAATGCAGACACCCGCTGGATCCAGAGTCAGACTCATCACATCTTCACACAG GCCGGCGTTCGACAGCTCTATGTTCAGATTGATGTGGCGGCGATGTAg